Proteins encoded in a region of the Quercus lobata isolate SW786 chromosome 8, ValleyOak3.0 Primary Assembly, whole genome shotgun sequence genome:
- the LOC115955556 gene encoding vacuolar cation/proton exchanger 2-like, producing the protein MKDKLDITLGVSIGSSTQLCLCPWLDYGASYGLKLSAFRDNLVAALMLQEGTSHYFKGLILLLCYLIVAARFFVHDSSAGGQF; encoded by the exons ATGAAAGATAAGCTT GACATAACATTAGGAGTCTCAATAGGATCATCAACGCAGCTTTGTTTGTG TCCTTGGTTGGATTATGGGGCAAGCTATGGACTTAAACTTTCAGCTTTTCGAGACAACTTGGTAGCAGCCTTAATGCTGCAG GAAGGAACTTCCCACTATTTTAAGGGACTAATACTTCTTCTTTGCTATCTGATAGTTGCTGCAAGATTTTTTGTACATGATTCATCTGCAGGAGGACAGTTCTGA